In Chitinivibrionales bacterium, the following are encoded in one genomic region:
- a CDS encoding T9SS type A sorting domain-containing protein: MNILKVILLLYVFGLFAGCSVDRVQIISHPAAAKPGDTISVLFTDIFIVITTTSTATQSYSRDSLHIGYGLPAGWAVLSSDYYVATGIQLGQMSSLINDPSQIMTLMQDSLAIYMSRKLPMAKDNGWSAYFPGKTFSAHNIDNTDSLKLNANTVAQWIAYSSRVNLSVASGAKMDTGIALASLPIDSSTQAMIKSLYHTDSIWVKAIPVVCFAQLIAGQAEVTDTLYYYTKTGPVPGPSSPFLPNFDKGDMTYAAININKKNAVEQPLYVNQARSLLSVRPGPGASTRIMIGGQTQGRLSICDMAGKVIWRGGQAVPQNSAVVWNQTNSSGVKVNPGMYIVRLQTEGQCASQVVKVIR, translated from the coding sequence ATGAACATCCTCAAAGTCATCCTGCTCTTATACGTTTTCGGATTATTCGCCGGGTGCAGCGTGGACCGGGTCCAGATCATTTCGCATCCCGCGGCGGCAAAGCCCGGCGACACCATTTCCGTTTTGTTCACCGACATTTTCATCGTCATCACCACTACGTCCACCGCAACGCAGTCCTATTCACGCGACAGCCTGCACATTGGTTACGGGCTTCCCGCAGGATGGGCGGTGCTCTCCTCCGATTATTACGTAGCGACCGGCATCCAGCTGGGCCAGATGTCGTCGCTCATCAACGACCCGTCCCAGATCATGACCCTGATGCAGGACTCGCTTGCGATTTACATGTCCCGGAAGCTGCCCATGGCAAAGGACAACGGATGGAGCGCCTATTTTCCGGGAAAGACATTCAGCGCGCACAATATCGACAACACCGATTCGCTCAAGCTGAACGCAAACACCGTGGCGCAGTGGATCGCCTACAGCAGCAGGGTGAACCTTTCGGTGGCAAGCGGCGCCAAAATGGACACCGGCATCGCGCTTGCCTCGCTTCCCATCGATTCATCCACGCAGGCGATGATCAAATCGCTGTACCACACCGATTCCATTTGGGTCAAGGCAATACCCGTTGTCTGCTTCGCGCAGCTCATCGCGGGCCAGGCGGAGGTCACGGATACGCTGTATTATTACACCAAAACCGGGCCGGTGCCGGGACCCAGCAGCCCGTTTCTGCCCAATTTTGACAAAGGCGACATGACCTACGCGGCGATCAACATCAACAAGAAGAACGCCGTTGAGCAGCCGCTTTATGTAAACCAGGCTAGAAGCCTGCTGAGCGTGCGGCCGGGCCCGGGTGCGTCAACGCGCATCATGATCGGCGGCCAGACGCAGGGCCGGCTTTCCATATGCGACATGGCGGGAAAGGTTATTTGGCGGGGCGGCCAAGCAGTACCGCAGAATTCCGCAGTCGTGTGGAACCAGACGAATTCCTCGGGAGTCAAGGTTAATCCCGGCATGTACATTGTAAGATTGCAGACAGAGGGACAATGCGCTTCACAAGTGGTAAAAGTGATAAGATGA
- the asd gene encoding aspartate-semialdehyde dehydrogenase: protein MVKVGFVGWRGMVGSVLMERMKAEGDFKGFEPLFFTTSNVGGAGPSIGLSVPPLADAKDLAKLSVMDIIVTCQGGDYTNEVYPKLRAQGFAGYWIDAASALRMKDDSIIVLDPVNLKVIKKGLRAGVKDYIGGNCTVSLMLMALAGLFKKKLVSWISTMTYQAASGAGAKNMIELVRQMAHLSGAAKPLLDNPAATALEYEALVTGELRSGKMPVENFGVPLAASLIPWIDKPMENGQTREEWKGCAETNKILGTKKTVPVDGECVRVSSMRCHSQGLTVMLKKDVPMADIEALIAGAHEWVKVVPNNKEATLNELTPTAVSGRLTVPVGRMRKMIMGPKYLTAFTVGDQLLWGAAEPIRRILRIVLDYLD, encoded by the coding sequence ATGGTAAAAGTAGGATTTGTGGGCTGGCGGGGCATGGTGGGTTCGGTGCTCATGGAGCGCATGAAAGCCGAAGGTGATTTCAAGGGATTTGAGCCGCTGTTCTTTACCACCTCGAATGTGGGCGGCGCAGGCCCGTCGATCGGGCTTTCGGTTCCGCCGCTCGCTGATGCGAAAGACCTTGCCAAACTTTCGGTAATGGACATTATCGTCACGTGCCAAGGCGGCGATTACACCAACGAGGTGTACCCCAAACTGCGTGCGCAGGGATTTGCCGGCTATTGGATCGACGCCGCTTCCGCGCTGCGCATGAAAGACGACAGCATCATTGTTTTGGATCCGGTCAACCTCAAGGTGATCAAAAAAGGGTTGCGCGCCGGCGTCAAGGACTACATCGGCGGCAACTGCACCGTGAGCCTCATGCTCATGGCGCTTGCCGGGCTTTTCAAAAAGAAACTCGTGTCCTGGATATCTACCATGACCTACCAGGCAGCCTCGGGCGCGGGCGCGAAAAACATGATCGAGCTTGTTCGGCAGATGGCGCACCTGAGCGGCGCGGCAAAACCGCTTCTTGACAATCCGGCAGCGACCGCGCTCGAATACGAGGCGCTGGTGACCGGCGAACTGCGCTCGGGGAAAATGCCGGTCGAGAACTTCGGCGTACCGCTCGCCGCGAGCCTCATCCCGTGGATCGACAAGCCCATGGAGAACGGCCAGACCCGCGAGGAATGGAAAGGCTGCGCCGAGACCAACAAGATCCTCGGCACCAAAAAGACCGTTCCGGTCGACGGCGAGTGCGTGCGCGTGAGCTCCATGCGCTGCCACAGCCAGGGGCTTACCGTGATGCTCAAGAAAGACGTACCCATGGCCGACATCGAGGCGCTCATCGCGGGTGCGCACGAATGGGTGAAGGTCGTTCCCAACAACAAGGAGGCGACCCTCAATGAGCTCACCCCGACCGCGGTGTCGGGCAGACTCACGGTGCCCGTCGGCAGGATGCGCAAGATGATCATGGGGCCCAAGTACCTCACCGCGTTCACCGTGGGCGACCAGCTCCTGTGGGGCGCGGCCGAGCCGATCAGAAGGATACTCAGGATAGTGCTGGATTATCTTGACTGA